The genomic window CAGCACCATGGGGCTTGGGGTGTGCGAGACGTGATCGGAGATCCCTTCCAGTCTCGAGGCCGCGAGGACCCAAGACGGACAACACGAGGTGGCCACGAAAGCCTCTCCGGCGGAGAGTCTCTCTACGACCTCCCGGGCCTCCGCTTCCGCCACGCGATCGGCAGCAGCCGCCACCTCCACTACCCGAGAGAACCCGACTCGACGAAGGGCGGAGAGGAGTCGTCCGGGAGAAGTGGGAAACTGGGCCATCGCTGCAGGCGCCAGCATGGCGATCACCGTCCTTCCTGCGTGGAGGGCGGTCACCACACTGAAGAGATCCGACTGTTCCTGTGGGGCACCGAAGGGACAGGCCTTGAGACACTTGCCGCAGAGAATACACGCTCCACGGTCAATGCGGGCCACCCCGTCTTCCCCCTTCTCGATCGCGCCTACAGGGCACACCTCTTCACACGGCACCGGTATTCTCACGATGGCGTGAAACGGGCACACCCGTTCACAGAGTCCACAGTTGATACATCGTTCGTAATCGATGGAGGCCCGCCCTCGGACGATGGAGATGGCGCCCCTGGGGCATCCCGTCTTACATGGACGGGCCACACAGCCCTGACAGACCTCCGTCACCATGAAACGGGCTCCCTCACAGGCGTTGCAGGCCTCGGTGATCATATGGAGGGGGAACCCATCGTCCAGTTCGAACGGCACGGCGAGGTCGACCGAGCCCCTGATACCCGGCGAGGGACGCCCGGAGCCGTGACCAGTCCCTGTCACACCCACCGCTTCCGGTTCCTCCACCCGGGAGAAGGCGCGCTCTCCTCTCACCCTGCGCGCCACATCTTCCATGAGGATACGCGCGTAATGGGCGAGCGGTCGCGCCACGTCCTCCTTGCCCTCCACCTCAAAGCCCATGAGGGCCAGGAGCCGCAGCCGGAGGAGTGCCCGGTCGTGCTGTATACAGCATCGAACCTGTTCCCATCCCTCCCCTGTCATCTCGAAGGGGATCGCATCTATCTTTTCCTCGAGGGTCCCCTTGGTGAGAAGGCGTGCCACCCTCACGAGGAGATCCCTCCGGATCTTCGTCCGGTTATCCTCTCTCGGCATCGGTCCCTCCTGCAATGAGACGTGCTATCTCGGCCTTGAGACGCTCTGGAGTCACCCCCGCCAACAGGTTTCCGTCGACAAGGACGAAGGGGGCCCGCTCCGTCCCGAACTCCCGGCAGTGGTTGAGGCAGGGGGTCCCCTCCCACTCCAGGTGAGAGGCCCACTCCGGGGGAAGAGCGTCCCGGAGCGCCAGGAGGTCCGCCCCTCCCATGACGTAGCACGCGGTTCCCACACAGACCGTGATCCTGATCTTGCTCATTCCTTGACTCCCTCAGATGAATCGTACACTGGTCTTCTTCAAGTATCGCTGTTCCAACAGACCAGCGATCTTTCTCACCACATTTCTCCGGATCTCCAGCTCCACCGGCATAGAAGGATCCTGATGTGCCTCGTTTATCCTCGTCCCGACCAGGAATTCGATCACGTCGGAATTGAGCATGAAACGAAGGATCTCCGCGGCCGGGTTGCGAGGAAGACGTTCCACCACTTCATCCCTCTCGAGATACTCCGCCACCTTCCCAAGCGTGAGGATCCCCTCGGTCACCAGGTCGGCCCCCTCCATCTCTCCCGGCGGGGGCAAGGCCGGATCGACACACTCCAGCCTCACCGAAAGCCGCTTGCCCAACTCCCGGGCGATGATGGTGGCAGTGGTTCCCCCACAGATGATACGCGTGCCTCTAAAATCCCTGAAGAGTGCGGCGAGGTCCCTGTCACGATCCCTCCGGAGCGGAGGGCCGGTCACCACGAGTAGCCGTCGTGCCTTTCTGAAATACACGACCCCGCACGTGATGTCATCCTTGGCCTTGCCCTCGTCGATCATGAGGGCTCGCTGCACCACCACGCGGGCGAGGTCCCGCGCCGATATATCCGGCGTGACGGAAAGGATGTTCCCCACGTAGTCGATCACCCCCTCCAATCCCCATCCCAAGGGGAAACGACGGCTTCCCATGCCGCACTGGGTCACCCCATCGGAGAAGAAGATGAGCCTGTCATCGAGGACGGCCTGGAAAGAGGAGAGCGCCACTTCCATGGAGGCAGGATGTCCCTTGCCCTGTCGACGAAGGATCCTCCGGTCCCGCCTCGTTTCAAGGAGCCGGTCCCCCCTCCACAGGAGATAGGGGGGATTGTCGTATTCCAGGCAGGAAACCCTGTAGTCCGAATCTATATCCACGATGGTAAACGTCGCATAACTTATCTTGCGTTTCGAACATACGGGAAGTGTCCGCATGAGAAGCCCTCCCGTCCTTTCCAGGGAGAGCTTGTGAGCGATACACCCCGCTCCGATAGTGGCCGTGAGCGTGGCCAGGACAGATGCCTTTATCCCCGAACCAAGGCCGTCGGAGAGCACGGAGACGATGCGCTTGCCGTTGAGATCTTTCTTCGAGAAGAACACATCTCCCTCGGCATGTTCACCGTACTTGGGTATCTGGAACGACCCGACTTCGACGAAGATGTCATCCATGATGCTCCCCCTCGAAGGACTCGACGATGGAACTCAAGGTCGCTTCCATCTCCGCTGCGTTTTCACCCAGGAGATAGGCCACCTTCTGGACCGTACGGAGGTGATCCTTCATGACCTTCCTCGCCTGTTGGACGATCCTGTCACGCTGTATCCAGGGCACCGTGATATCCTGGAAGAGTCCTCCCGCAACCGCACCCCGTTCGATCACGAAGATGCTCCCGTGGATGATCCGCTTTCCCACCCTGAAATCCTCCTCCACGAGCTCCGGTCCCTGATCGTCGAGCACGAGCTGGAAAACCTTCCAGAAGGGAACGATCTTTCTCAGATCGGCTCCTTCGAGACCGGGCCTCACTCCGTACATACCCTCTATCTCTGCTCCCCAGAGGCGCGCGAAATTGGAATTACACTCCACCACCTTCAGATCCTGATCCACCACCACCGCGGCCGAGGGCATGGTCTTGAGGAGCGCATTCGCCTTCTTCTGTGCCAATTTCCTCATGTAGGAAACACACATGGTCCGCTCCGCCCTCCCCCGCACTATGGCCTCGGCAAAGGCGCGACACGTATCATAGCCGCAGCCGGAACAGTTGAGCTCGTCCTCAGGGGAATACTTGCCTACCGAGCGGAGGGCCTCACGTATCTCCTCATCGGAGATCGGAGTCTCACGGTATGGATCGCCGTGCACCTCCACCTCGAGCGGGAGCGCGCATCTCACCCACTCCCTGGAGGCCCCCTCGGCGTACGACAGGACCTTCAGATGACGGTCCAGGCTCCCTCTACGGCTGCCGAACGCCGGGCCGTTGATACATCCCCCCTCACAGGCGAGAAGTTCCAGGAAAAGCGGTACATCCAGGGAATCGATGTCCAGACCGTCGAGGGCGCGGGCGATCTGTGTGATCCCGGAGAACGACTCGAAGACCCACGAGCCGGGAGTTCCCATACGCTCGAGGGTACGGATGGCCCCTCCCTGGATCGGGTACAAGGCGCCATAGGATGAACGTGAAGGATAGAAATCGCCTCCATCGGTCCTGAGATCGGAGGGGTAGACACCCGCCTCCTCCATCCAAGCAGCGAGCTCGGAGAAGGTGAGCGCGAGATCCACCACCCCTCCCGACTGTTCCGCCTCCCTCTTCTTCGCGATGCACGGACCTGCAAAGACCACTGCGGTCTCATGCCCGAAGACCGATTTGAGGTATTCGGCATGCGCCCTCATGGGGGAGCCCACAGGTATCACACAAGGAAGGAGGTCCGGACGATACCTCGAAATGTACTCCACGATCACCGGACAGGCCGAAGAGATGAGAAGACGCCCCTCTCCCTGTCCCTCGTGCCCCGAGAGCATCTCCCTTATCTTCTCGGACACGATATCCGCACCCACCGCGGTTTCGGAGACGGCATGGAACCCCAACTTTCTGCATGCGGCGATGAGCTCCTGAGGGGACGTATCCCTGAAGAACGCAGGGAAACTCGGTGCGAGAGAAAGCACGACCTTCGATCGGAGCGAAAGGATCGTCTTGGCCCTGTCGACACCGGAGCGCACCCTCTTTGCGCCGGAAGGACACACCTCCACACAATGGCCACAGTATAGGCACAACTCTTCTACCACCTCCGCACGACCGCCGGAGATGCGTATGGCCTTCACAGGACATTCGCGGATACACTTGTAGCAATCGAAACAGTCGGACGTGACCGTATAGATGAGGCGCTGGAATGTCATCTATTACATGTCCTCCGGGAATTCGAAGGAAAGGATGTCCGGCACCGCCTCCGGCTGGACACGCTCGTAGATCCTGTTACCTATCCGTACCACAGGACCTTCCTTGCACCTTCCGGAACACAGCTCACCTCTCACCTCGACATCCTGATCGAGGCCGTGTTCTTCGAGCCATGCCCTGATCACCTTCACCGTGAGGGCATTACCACGGGCATGGCAGGAGCTTCCCATACACACGACGATGGATCGGTCCTCAGTCATCGATATGAAATTATATATATTTTTATATCGTGTCAAGAGGGAAGAAGAGGCGGGCAACGCCCGCCTCTTGCCTTGGGAGGTGTTCTATGAAACAGAGACCCCCTACCGGGTCTCCACCGTCACCTTTTCAGGGGGTTTCTTGGTCTGTTTCTGCTGGAACACGAGCTTCCCGCTCCTCACCGTCACCAGGATGTACGATCCCGGCACGAAACGCTGCCTGAGGATCTCCATGGAGAGCGGGTCTTCGAGCTCGCGTTGTATGGTCCTCCTGAGGGGTCGCGCTCCATAGCGAGGATCATACCCTTTTTCCAGGAGATACTCCCGAGCGCGCTTCGTGATCTCTATCTCCATCCCCTGCTCCCTCACCCGCTGGAACACCTCTTCCAGGAGGAGCCCCAATATCCGTTCGAGATCCGCCCTGCTGAGGCTCTTGAACACCACGATCTCATCGATACGGTTGAGGAACTCGGGACGGAAGATGCGCCTCAACTCGTTCATCGCAGAGGCCTGGATCTCTCTGAAATCGAGGATCCCTTCCTTGGTCTGGAAGCCCACCGTGGACTCGCGGGTGATCTCCCTGGCACCCGCGTTCGAGGTCATGATGAGTACGGCGTTCCGGAAGGAGACCCTGTGTCCCAGGTTGTCCTGCAGTTCCCCCTCTTCGAGGATCTGAAGGAGGATGTTGAAGACATCCGGATGAGCCTTCTCTATCTCGTCGAAGAGTATCACTGAATAGGGCCGATGACGCACCTTCTCCGTGAGGAGGCCGCCCTCCTCGTAGCCCACATACCCTGGAGGGGCCCCCACGAGCCTCGAGACGTTGTGTTTCTCCATGAAGTCCGACATGTCGAGCCGGATGAGCGCGGAGGTGTCGCCGAAGAGATATTCGGCCAAGGTCTTCGCGAGAAGGGTCTTACCCACACCGGTCGGCCCGAGGAAGACGAACGATCCCATGGGACGGTTTGGAGAGCTCAGCCCCGTCCGCGCCCTGCGGATGGCAGATGCCACCACTTTTATGGCCTCGTCCTGGCTTATCACCTTCCGGTGGAGTTCCTCCTCGATATGGAGGAGACGCTCCGATTCACTCTGCGCGATCCTCACGAGCGGGATGCCGGTGATGTCGGAGACCACCTCCTGGATGTCCTCCTGATCGACGATGTTCTGCGTCCGCTTGATCTCGAGCTTCCAGGCGGTCTTCAGCCTCTCGAGCTCCATCTTGAGCCGGTTCACCTGGTCCCTCACCGCAGCCGCCCGCTCGTAGTTCTGCGTGTTCACGAGCATGATCTTCTCGGAATTGAGCTGCTCTATCTTTTTCTCAAGCTCCTCTATCTCCTGAGGCCGGTTGAGCACCTGCACGTGGGTCCGCGATCCCGCCTCGTCGAGCAGATCGATGGCCTTGTCGGGCAGGTGGCGTTCGGTGATGTAGCGGGCAGAGAGGACCACCGCCGCCTCCACGGCCTTGCGCGTATAGGTGACGTTGTGGAAATCCTCGTACCTCGTCTTTATCCCTTCGAGGATCTGGATCGTCTCCTCGATGGTCGGCTCGCGAACGTACACGGGCTGGAACCTACGCTCCAGTGCCGCATCCTTTTCGATGTACTTCCGGTACTCGTCCAGGGTGGTGGCGCCGATGCACTGGATCTCCCCCCGTGAGAGCGCAGGCTTGAGCATGTTGGAGGCGTCGATGGCACCCTCGGCACCGCCCGCGCCAATGATGGTGTGGAGCTCGTCGATGAAGAGGACCACGTTCTTCACCGAGACGATCTCCCGCATCACCCGCTTGAGCCGTTCCTCGAACTCGCCCCGGTACTTGGTCCCCGCCACCAGGGCCGCAAGATCGAGGACGAGTATGCGCTTGCCCTCGAGTATCTCGGGCACCTCGCCGCGCACGATCCGCTGGGCGAGAGCCTCCACGATCGCCGTCTTCCCCACCCCCGGGTCACCGATGAGCACGGGGTTGTTCTTGGTACGTCGGGCCAGGATCTGGACGATACGACGGAGCTCACGCTCCCTCCCGATGACCGGATCGAGCTTACCCGTCTGGGCGAGCTCGGTGAGATCCCTGGAGAACTCGTCGAGCAATGGGGTATTCTTTCTGTAGGCAGCCGACTGGAAGGCCCCCCTCCGTTTCTCCTGTTCCTCCTTCCCCCCCCACGAGCTGTTGTACACCGATTCACTCCCCTTCACCTCGAGGATGGCCTCCCTCAAGACTTCCAGGTCGATGCCCTTCTGGGCCAGGAACCGGGTGAACACCCCCTCGCCGTCGCGGGCACATCCCAGCATGAGATGCTCGGTCCCAATGTATTCGTCGTCCAAATGGCGGGCCTCCTCGGCTGCATACTCGAGGACCCTCCTGCTCCTGGAGGAAAGGGGCACATCCCCGAGGATGAAACTCCCCCTCTGTTTGGAGAGATTCTTCTCTACGAAGACCTGGATCTCCTCCGGCGCGATCTTGAGACGTTTTATCGCTCTATAGGCAACGCCCGCCCCTTCGCGGATGATGGCGAGGATGATATGCTCCGGCTCCAGTTCTTCCGCATGAAACCGCTTCGCCTCATCCTGGGCGAGCACCGTGAGTATCTTCTGGGCGCGCTGCGTCAAATCCTTAAACATAGACTCCCCTCTTGTATCTACCCATGGTCAGAGAGCATCTCCCTGAGCCATGCCGCACGGGCTTCCTCCTCTCCCTCACGCGAGAGAGAAACTCCCTCTACCTCCATCCTGCTCCTCATGTGTCCCGGCTGGGAGGCGAAGTACAGGTATGGGAAACACCCCAGATCCATGCGGGGTCCCACCCCCCACACCGCCGCCGTCCTCAGGAGGAGCAAGGCCTCACTGGCAGCCTTCGAGGACACCTTCCGGGAGCTCGTGAGGATCTTCCACGCGGTGTCGATCCTCTCCCGAACCTCTTCTCTCCTCGTCCTGCTGGAGAGAAGGGTTTCTCGCTTCTCCCTCTCATAATGTATTACCATAGTACAGGTATCTTCAAGCCTTTTTCGTACTTTTTCAGGGGGAAGGCCCTGGACTCCGTCCATCATCAGGAGGAACATGCCTTGCGAGTACAGATCCCTGCCGCTCTGGAAAGGGAGGAAGACCGCATCGTGCTCGGAAAGGAGCTTCTTCAGCATCACCACGGCCCGCTCTGCAAAGGTGGCAGGGGTGTGGAGGAGGAGCGAAACCCTGTACCCGGTTCCCACATCCTGTACGTTGGCATTGAGATAGCCCAATTCGAGCGAGAAGGCAAACGGGAGCTTCTCGTCCAGCTTCTCCGCCAGCTGACGCACGCTGTCCATACCCTGCTGCACGTTGTAGCCGGGATCGTATCGCACCAGCCGGAGATGATCGGAGAAGCAGACGAGACCGAGAGGGTCGGTATCGGGAGACAGCAGGAGAGACCCGCCCGGGAAGGCCATGAGATCCTGTCGGGTCAGGACCTGCGATTCTATGAGCTGTTTCTTCGCCGTGGCGGGGAGGCTCTTGAGATCCACCCAGCGGGTTCCGGGGAGATAGTGAGACCAGGCGCTCACGATCCTCTCCACGAGTTCCTGTTGAACCCGCGTCCCGAGCATACCGGGAAACGGATACCCCGCCACGTTCCGCGAGAGACGCACCCGGGTGGACACCACCACCTCGTGCGGCTCGTGTGTCCTGTTGAACCATGAGAGCGATGGAATGGTGTAAGGATTCATGAACCCTGTTCTGCCCTGTCTTCTTCCAGTTCTCGGAGCCTGTCACGGATCCTCGCTGCGCGTTCGTAGTCCTCGTTGCGGATGGCGTGTTCGAGGCTCCGCTTGAGCCGCATCCTGTCCATGAGAATGCGCTTCACGGTGTTGAACCTCCGAGGGACACTCCCCCTGTACCTGTACCCCTGCGGGAGGAACTGATAGGCCTCTTTCCTGAAGACATAGTAGCAGTCGGGGCACCCCGCCCGCTGTCTGGCCCTGAACTCCTCCATCGACATACCGCATCCCGGACAGAGAACGTCGTCTTCCTCCTCGTCCTCCGCATCGTCCAGGCCATCCTCCTCGGGAACGAAGAGGGCCTGCAGGAACTCCTCTATATTGAAGCTCAGATCCCCCCCGAAGTGTTCTATCTCCACACTCTCGGCACACTGGGCGCAGAGCTCTATCTCCTTCACCTCGCCATTGGCGATATGCTGTATCTTGAGGACCACATCCTCCTCACCGCAGATCGTGCATGCCATCGCCGATCTCCCCTCATTCGTGGCGTTACTATATTGTACTAGGAAATCGGGCAAAAGGAAATATCCCCCTCCGGGATCAACCCTCCCTCCGCAGGACCTCCACGGGTGAGATCCGAAGCACATACCGAGCCGGACCCCAGGAAGCGAGGAAGGCGATCAGCGAGGCCCCCACGAAGATGAGCCACAAGACGAACGGGGAGGGGTGGACGGGGATGCGTTCCACGTAGAAATCCGACGAGAGTATGCGCACCGGCTCGTAGGATCCACCCCGGAGCCCGGCGGCAAGGCGGAGCCAGAGATTCACGAGGTGTTCCAGGAATGCGAACAACTCGTTGATATAGAGCGAGATGAGGAGTCCACAGGCCATTCCCGCGAGGGATCCCGCCATACCCACGAGCATCCCCGTCCACAGGTAGGCCCTGCTCACCAGACGTGGTGGCACCCCGATGCTCTTGAGCATGGCGATCTCCTCGGCCCGCTCCAGCACGAGCATCACCAGTGACGAGGAGATACTCAAGGCCGCAATGAGGACGAGAAGGCCCATGATGGCGAGGAGGAGTGCTCTGCTCGTGGAGAACGAGAGAAACTGCGCACGCCCCAGATCCTTCCACGAAAGGACGACCCATCCCGCGCCAAGACAAGCCGCGATCCTGGAACGCAAGGCCTCCATGTCGTGGAAGGGATCCTCCACCTTGATCCCGAGAAAGGCACGTGACGATCGCCTGTCGAAGACCCGATCCCCCCACTCGAAGGGGACGTAGACCCACAGCTTGTCCACATCCTGATAGCCCGTGGAGGTCACTCCGGTGACCTCGAAGGTGGCGATACGCGGGAGGATGGTTCCGCCTCCGAAGCTCCGAAGCACGAGGAGCTTCACCTTGTCCCCCACCGAGATGCCCAGTGTACGGGCCACCTCCACCCCCACCACCATGTGCCTGGGAGAGGAGAGATCGAAGCGCCCTTTCTCTATGCTGAGGGAGGAGCGAAGTCCCTCGTCCTTCTCCCACCACCAGGAAGGCACGGCCCGTATTGTGACCCCCTCCCGCCTCACCCCATTCACCAGGAGGCCCATCCCCTGGATCTCGGGAACAGCGAGGAACCCCTCGGCCGCCAGACGTTCCACGCCCTCCTCCATCGAGAGATCGGGGGCGTACGCGAAGGCCTGAAAGTGGTAGGTGGTGGTCTCGAGAAAACGGCGGGTGATGGCCTCTATCATCCCGTCGGAGACGTGGAGCACCACCACGAAGGGCACGAGGCCGAGGGCCACGGCCAGGAGCGAGGACCGGATACGGGGTGCGAGGGAAGGGCCGTCAAAGAGGTTCTTCCATGCGAGATAGATGAGGCGCTTCATGACCGATGGAGCCTCCCCCCCTCAAGGCGGTAGACGGTGTCGGCCCGAGAGGCGAGGGCGGCATCGTGGGTCACGAGGATGAGCGTGGCCCCCTCCTCCCGGACGAGGGAGAAGAACACATCCTCCACCATGCGGGACGTGCGCTCGTCCAGGTTGCCGGTGGGCTCGTCGGCGAGCACGATACGTGGGCCGTTCACCAGGGCCCGTGCAATGGCCACCCGCTGTCGTTCCCCGCCGGAAAGCTGGGAGGGGTAGTGGTGCATCCTGTCTCCGAGCCCCACCCTCACGAGGAGATCCCGAGCCTTCGCAGCCGCCTCAGAAAAGGAAAGCCCGGCCATATAAGCGGGGAGGAGGACGTTCTCCAGGGAGGTACACTCCCGGAGGAGGTAGTGCATCTGGAAGACGAAGCCCATGTCTCGCTGCCGGAAGGCCGCGAGCCCCTCCTCGTCGAGGGCGCCCATGTCCTGACCTTCAAGAAGTACGCGCCCCGATGTGGGGGTGTCGAGCCCCCCTATGAGGTGGAGGAGGGTGCTCTTCCCCGATCCACTCTCACCCATGATCACATGGACCTTCCCCCTCTCGAAACCGCCCGAGACCCCGTCCAGCACACGGAGGGATGTCTCGCCGGAGGGATACTCCTTCACCACTTCCTCAAGGACGATGATCGGATCACTCATTGCGTAACACCTCGGTGACGGAGAACGTCCGCAACATGCGGGTGGCCAGATACGCCGCCCCCCCTGAGACGAGGACAGCATAGAGGACGATCCCCAGGACTTCAACCGGATACACCCTGAAGGGAATCTCCAGGAGATAGAACGATTGCGGCGAGAAGATGCGGACGGATCCCAATCGGAACCGCCCCCCCCAGAACCTGCCGAGGGCGTTCCAGAGGTGAATACCGGCGTTGAGTATCGACTCCACCCAGGAGAAGACCCGGTTGATGTTGATGGAGAGGAGATACCCCCACATCGTGCCGAGGAATGCCCCCGTAGCACCGAGAACGAGACCTTCGAGGAGGAAGACGCGCCTCACCTCCTCCACACGGGCCCCCACCGCCACCAGGAGGGCGAGCTCACCCCTTCGTTCGAAAATCGACCTCCTGAAGCCATGGACGAGGTTGAGTCCGAGGACGAGGAAGATGAGACCGACGAGAAAGACGAGGAAGAGCTTCTCCATACGAAGGGCGTCGAAGAGGGCCCTGTTGTATTCCTCCCACGTGACCGCTCCGTAGCCCGCGCGGACGAGCCGTCGCTTCACCTCCTGTGCCCGTGAGGGGCGCGGGAGTTTTACGGCGAGAAAGGAGCCGTCGTCTCCACCGGCGATCAGGCGGGCATCATCGAGGCCCATGAAGAGCATGGAACGGTCGATCTGGTAGTTTCCGGTTCGGAAGACTGCGGAAACCACGAACCCCCGGCGCACCGGGACCAGGATCCCCGTCTCTCCCACGCTCAACCCGGTGAGGACGAGGGAATCACCCACCCCCACCCCCAGCTCATAGGCCAACTCCTGCCCCACCACCACCCTCCCCTCCCCCACCCGGAAGACACCCTCCCTCACCTCCACCACCCTCGCGAACCCCGGATCCCGCTCCCTCATCCCCTCCGGCACCCCCCGTACCTCCACGAACTCCACCTCACCCCCCAGATCCCCCGCCAGGACGCGCACCTCCACCTGTGGCACCACCACCCCCTCACCCACCACCCTCTCCACCTCCGCCGCATCCACCGCTCCGTACACCCTCACATGGAAGGACGCGACCTCCACCAGGGAGTCGATCGTGAGACTCTGGAAACCGTTCATCACCGAGAGCACCGTGACGAGAGTGGCCACCCCGAGCACCACTCCGAGCCACGTGAGCAGGGAAGCTGCGGCCGTCTTCTTCCGTCTTCCCCTCAGAAGGTAGATCACCGCAAGCCGCCCCACCCACCGCCACACTCTCCACCTCGAGCGGAGCCACGCCTTCACTTCGCCTCCCGCACCGACACGAGCTCGCCGTCCAGGAAGAACTCCTCCCGCACGAGCCGTCCATCCGCCCCGTAGACCCGGCGCACCGAGGCACCCTCGCCCAGGTCCACCACCTCCGCCGACACCGCCCCCCCCTCCCCGAACTCCCGCCTCATCACCCGCACGCCATTCTCCCACACCTCCTCCCAGACCACCCGATCCCCCTCGTATCCGTACCGAGACTCCCTCACGAGCCCTTCCGTCACCTCCCGCTCCCACACCACCCTACCCCCCTCGTACCCGTACACCACCCGCCGCACCGACACCCCCTCACGCCGCCACACCTCCTCCACCGGCCGCCCCTCCCCATCGCAACGGACCTCCACTACCGCCCCCTCCTCCGGCCGCTCCTCCACCCACCCCTCACACACCCCGCCTTCGCCGTACCGGTACGTGCGCACCCATACGAGTCTCCCCCCCTCCCATTCCTCACGCTCCACCACCTCGCCGGAACGGCCGTACCGGACGAGAAACCCCGAACCCCCATCCCCGTGCCACTCCTCCACGAGCCGGCCTCCCACCTGCACGTACCGGTCCACTCCCTTCTC from Spirochaeta thermophila DSM 6192 includes these protein-coding regions:
- a CDS encoding [Fe-Fe] hydrogenase large subunit C-terminal domain-containing protein, whose amino-acid sequence is MPREDNRTKIRRDLLVRVARLLTKGTLEEKIDAIPFEMTGEGWEQVRCCIQHDRALLRLRLLALMGFEVEGKEDVARPLAHYARILMEDVARRVRGERAFSRVEEPEAVGVTGTGHGSGRPSPGIRGSVDLAVPFELDDGFPLHMITEACNACEGARFMVTEVCQGCVARPCKTGCPRGAISIVRGRASIDYERCINCGLCERVCPFHAIVRIPVPCEEVCPVGAIEKGEDGVARIDRGACILCGKCLKACPFGAPQEQSDLFSVVTALHAGRTVIAMLAPAAMAQFPTSPGRLLSALRRVGFSRVVEVAAAADRVAEAEAREVVERLSAGEAFVATSCCPSWVLAASRLEGISDHVSHTPSPMVLGARILKEEDPDAFVVFVGPCLAKKQEGREEPAVDAVLTIEELGALLVALEIEVGEEESLPLEESVSSYGRGFGASSGVSRAVLHAMEESGEGVKIEHRVIDGLSSDSLKEIARWSMDPPKRTLVEVMACEGGCVGGPCAIAHPRTSKTLLMKYAGEGGTRG
- a CDS encoding SpoIIE family protein phosphatase; amino-acid sequence: MDDIFVEVGSFQIPKYGEHAEGDVFFSKKDLNGKRIVSVLSDGLGSGIKASVLATLTATIGAGCIAHKLSLERTGGLLMRTLPVCSKRKISYATFTIVDIDSDYRVSCLEYDNPPYLLWRGDRLLETRRDRRILRRQGKGHPASMEVALSSFQAVLDDRLIFFSDGVTQCGMGSRRFPLGWGLEGVIDYVGNILSVTPDISARDLARVVVQRALMIDEGKAKDDITCGVVYFRKARRLLVVTGPPLRRDRDRDLAALFRDFRGTRIICGGTTATIIARELGKRLSVRLECVDPALPPPGEMEGADLVTEGILTLGKVAEYLERDEVVERLPRNPAAEILRFMLNSDVIEFLVGTRINEAHQDPSMPVELEIRRNVVRKIAGLLEQRYLKKTSVRFI
- a CDS encoding ATP--guanido phosphotransferase; amino-acid sequence: MNPYTIPSLSWFNRTHEPHEVVVSTRVRLSRNVAGYPFPGMLGTRVQQELVERIVSAWSHYLPGTRWVDLKSLPATAKKQLIESQVLTRQDLMAFPGGSLLLSPDTDPLGLVCFSDHLRLVRYDPGYNVQQGMDSVRQLAEKLDEKLPFAFSLELGYLNANVQDVGTGYRVSLLLHTPATFAERAVVMLKKLLSEHDAVFLPFQSGRDLYSQGMFLLMMDGVQGLPPEKVRKRLEDTCTMVIHYEREKRETLLSSRTRREEVRERIDTAWKILTSSRKVSSKAASEALLLLRTAAVWGVGPRMDLGCFPYLYFASQPGHMRSRMEVEGVSLSREGEEEARAAWLREMLSDHG
- a CDS encoding (2Fe-2S) ferredoxin domain-containing protein, encoding MTEDRSIVVCMGSSCHARGNALTVKVIRAWLEEHGLDQDVEVRGELCSGRCKEGPVVRIGNRIYERVQPEAVPDILSFEFPEDM
- a CDS encoding [Fe-Fe] hydrogenase large subunit C-terminal domain-containing protein, producing MTFQRLIYTVTSDCFDCYKCIRECPVKAIRISGGRAEVVEELCLYCGHCVEVCPSGAKRVRSGVDRAKTILSLRSKVVLSLAPSFPAFFRDTSPQELIAACRKLGFHAVSETAVGADIVSEKIREMLSGHEGQGEGRLLISSACPVIVEYISRYRPDLLPCVIPVGSPMRAHAEYLKSVFGHETAVVFAGPCIAKKREAEQSGGVVDLALTFSELAAWMEEAGVYPSDLRTDGGDFYPSRSSYGALYPIQGGAIRTLERMGTPGSWVFESFSGITQIARALDGLDIDSLDVPLFLELLACEGGCINGPAFGSRRGSLDRHLKVLSYAEGASREWVRCALPLEVEVHGDPYRETPISDEEIREALRSVGKYSPEDELNCSGCGYDTCRAFAEAIVRGRAERTMCVSYMRKLAQKKANALLKTMPSAAVVVDQDLKVVECNSNFARLWGAEIEGMYGVRPGLEGADLRKIVPFWKVFQLVLDDQGPELVEEDFRVGKRIIHGSIFVIERGAVAGGLFQDITVPWIQRDRIVQQARKVMKDHLRTVQKVAYLLGENAAEMEATLSSIVESFEGEHHG
- a CDS encoding NAD(P)H-dependent oxidoreductase subunit E, which translates into the protein MSKIRITVCVGTACYVMGGADLLALRDALPPEWASHLEWEGTPCLNHCREFGTERAPFVLVDGNLLAGVTPERLKAEIARLIAGGTDAERG
- a CDS encoding ATP-dependent Clp protease ATP-binding subunit, encoding MFKDLTQRAQKILTVLAQDEAKRFHAEELEPEHIILAIIREGAGVAYRAIKRLKIAPEEIQVFVEKNLSKQRGSFILGDVPLSSRSRRVLEYAAEEARHLDDEYIGTEHLMLGCARDGEGVFTRFLAQKGIDLEVLREAILEVKGSESVYNSSWGGKEEQEKRRGAFQSAAYRKNTPLLDEFSRDLTELAQTGKLDPVIGRERELRRIVQILARRTKNNPVLIGDPGVGKTAIVEALAQRIVRGEVPEILEGKRILVLDLAALVAGTKYRGEFEERLKRVMREIVSVKNVVLFIDELHTIIGAGGAEGAIDASNMLKPALSRGEIQCIGATTLDEYRKYIEKDAALERRFQPVYVREPTIEETIQILEGIKTRYEDFHNVTYTRKAVEAAVVLSARYITERHLPDKAIDLLDEAGSRTHVQVLNRPQEIEELEKKIEQLNSEKIMLVNTQNYERAAAVRDQVNRLKMELERLKTAWKLEIKRTQNIVDQEDIQEVVSDITGIPLVRIAQSESERLLHIEEELHRKVISQDEAIKVVASAIRRARTGLSSPNRPMGSFVFLGPTGVGKTLLAKTLAEYLFGDTSALIRLDMSDFMEKHNVSRLVGAPPGYVGYEEGGLLTEKVRHRPYSVILFDEIEKAHPDVFNILLQILEEGELQDNLGHRVSFRNAVLIMTSNAGAREITRESTVGFQTKEGILDFREIQASAMNELRRIFRPEFLNRIDEIVVFKSLSRADLERILGLLLEEVFQRVREQGMEIEITKRAREYLLEKGYDPRYGARPLRRTIQRELEDPLSMEILRQRFVPGSYILVTVRSGKLVFQQKQTKKPPEKVTVETR